The Lycium ferocissimum isolate CSIRO_LF1 unplaced genomic scaffold, AGI_CSIRO_Lferr_CH_V1 ctg878, whole genome shotgun sequence genome window below encodes:
- the LOC132045964 gene encoding uncharacterized protein LOC132045964, with protein sequence MVFLEVKRILIDPGSSANIIRWKVVDQLGLLDQIVPAARVLNGFNMACETTKGEITLPVNTAGTVRQTKFYIIEGEMRYNAFLGRPWVHDMRAVPSTLHQMLKFLIPEGVKIVHGEQPAAREMFAVEEAAPRSKALPLKAVEESVEDRDAK encoded by the exons ATGGTATTTCTTGAG GTTAagcgtattttgattgatccaggtagttCAGCCAATATTATTCGTTGGAAAGTGGTAGACCAGCTGGGGCTGTTGGACCAAATTGTGCCAGCTGCTCGGGTTCTCAACGGGTTCAACATGGCATGTGAAACTACGAAGGGGGAAATCACTCTGCCGGTGAATACCGCCGGGACGGTTCGGCAAACAAAGTTCTACATCATTGAAGGAGAGATGAGATACAATGCATTTCTTGGCAGACCATGGGTGCATGACATGAGGGCAGTACCCTCGACGTTGCACCAAATGTTAAAGTTTCTAATCCCAGAGGGGGTAAAAATAGTTCATGGGGAGCAGCCGGCGGCAAGGGAGATGTTTGCAGTTGAAGAAGCAGCTCCAAGATCGAAAGCACTGCCATTAAAGGCCGTAGAGGAATCAGTCGAAGACAGAGATGCTAAATAG